One genomic window of Haloarchaeobius salinus includes the following:
- a CDS encoding acetate--CoA ligase produces the protein MTGSDEPQVGEVVDPPAAFVAQAAVGSAGSTAFDAPWPDCWAAAADRLDWHREYGAVLESADGRPPFRWFADGELNASVNCLDRHLDERGDDVALVWEGHLDEHVTYTYRELFDEVNAVAAGLRDLGVGADDVVTTYLPSIPEAVAVMLACARIGAVHNVVFAGFSADALATRMERAESRYLVTCDGYYRRGEAVNQRRRADNARMALPYELEATVVVDRLAAGSGRDGGDDTARYDDILAANEGATVDPVPREASAPLFRMYTSGTTGEPKAVTHTTGGYLAQVVWTSERVLDVDPGTTVWSTADLGWITGHSYVVYGPLSLGATTVLSEGSPDAADRDRPWEVVERNGVNVLYTAPTVVRSFMKWGTASPDAHDLSSLRLLGSVGEPLDAETWHWYHEHVGGGDCPVVDTWWQTETGAVLLTTLPGVDAMKPGSVGRPLAGIDATVRDDADAVCPPGERGWLSVDRPWPAMARELATASEWGAAADAAGRWRYRVGDEAVTDADGYVTVLGRVDDVLNVGGRRFSTAEIEHAIVEVDGVAEAAVIGRDDPDVGTAIVAYVTTEDGPAGATVSHDDVDAAVSAAIGAGSTPDEVVFTPDLPKTRSGKIMRRLLGDIANGEDYGDTSALRNPEVVGELEARQRE, from the coding sequence ATGACCGGGTCGGACGAACCGCAGGTGGGTGAGGTGGTGGACCCGCCGGCGGCGTTCGTCGCGCAGGCCGCCGTCGGGTCGGCCGGTTCGACGGCGTTCGACGCGCCGTGGCCGGACTGCTGGGCGGCGGCGGCCGACCGGCTCGACTGGCACCGCGAGTACGGGGCGGTCCTCGAGTCGGCCGACGGCCGACCGCCGTTCCGCTGGTTCGCGGACGGCGAGCTGAACGCCTCCGTCAACTGCCTCGACCGGCACCTCGACGAGCGTGGCGACGACGTCGCGCTCGTCTGGGAGGGCCACCTCGACGAGCACGTCACGTACACCTACCGCGAGCTGTTCGACGAGGTGAACGCCGTCGCGGCCGGCCTGCGCGACCTCGGCGTCGGGGCCGACGACGTGGTGACGACGTACCTGCCCTCGATCCCGGAGGCGGTCGCGGTGATGCTCGCCTGCGCCCGTATCGGTGCCGTTCACAACGTCGTCTTCGCGGGCTTCTCGGCGGACGCGCTCGCCACCCGGATGGAGCGTGCGGAGTCGCGCTACCTCGTCACCTGCGACGGCTACTACCGTCGCGGCGAGGCGGTGAACCAGCGCCGCCGGGCGGACAACGCGCGGATGGCGCTCCCGTACGAGCTCGAGGCGACGGTCGTCGTCGACCGGCTCGCCGCCGGCAGCGGGCGCGACGGCGGCGACGACACCGCCCGCTACGACGACATCCTCGCGGCGAACGAGGGTGCGACCGTCGACCCCGTCCCGCGCGAGGCCTCGGCCCCGCTCTTCCGGATGTACACCTCGGGCACGACCGGCGAGCCCAAAGCCGTCACCCACACCACCGGCGGCTACCTCGCGCAGGTCGTCTGGACGAGCGAGCGCGTGCTCGACGTCGACCCCGGGACGACGGTCTGGAGCACCGCCGACCTCGGCTGGATCACCGGCCACAGCTACGTCGTCTACGGCCCGCTCTCGCTCGGCGCGACGACCGTCCTGAGCGAGGGGAGCCCCGACGCGGCCGACCGCGACCGGCCGTGGGAGGTCGTCGAGCGGAACGGCGTGAACGTCCTCTACACCGCCCCGACCGTCGTCCGCTCGTTCATGAAGTGGGGGACGGCGTCGCCCGATGCGCACGACCTCTCCAGCCTCCGGCTCCTCGGCAGCGTCGGCGAGCCGCTCGACGCGGAGACGTGGCACTGGTACCACGAGCACGTCGGCGGCGGCGACTGCCCCGTGGTCGACACCTGGTGGCAGACCGAGACGGGTGCGGTGCTGCTGACGACGCTGCCGGGGGTCGACGCGATGAAGCCCGGCTCGGTCGGCCGGCCACTGGCCGGTATCGACGCCACCGTCCGCGACGACGCCGACGCGGTCTGTCCCCCGGGCGAGCGGGGCTGGCTCTCGGTCGACCGGCCCTGGCCCGCGATGGCGCGCGAGCTCGCCACCGCCAGCGAGTGGGGCGCGGCGGCCGACGCGGCCGGGCGCTGGCGCTACCGCGTCGGCGACGAGGCGGTGACCGACGCGGACGGCTACGTCACCGTGCTCGGTCGGGTCGACGACGTGCTGAACGTGGGTGGCCGGCGGTTCAGCACCGCCGAGATAGAGCACGCCATCGTCGAGGTCGACGGCGTCGCCGAGGCGGCCGTCATCGGTCGCGACGATCCAGACGTCGGGACCGCCATCGTCGCCTACGTCACCACCGAGGACGGTCCGGCCGGCGCGACCGTCTCGCACGACGACGTCGACGCGGCGGTCTCGGCTGCCATCGGCGCGGGCTCGACGCCCGACGAGGTCGTGTTCACGCCCGACCTGCCGAAGACCCGCTCCGGGAAGATCATGCGCAGACTGCTCGGCGACATCGCCAACGGCGAGGACTACGGCGACACGAGCGCGCTGCGCAACCCGGAGGTCGTCGGCGAGCTGGAGGCGCGCCAGCGCGAGTAG
- a CDS encoding bacterio-opsin activator domain-containing protein, whose protein sequence is MGRPLTDAGYDRLRRHAESHREDLVCRLCAEAGLRPAEVTQVTPDSVVAVDDAFLLDLPDRTAFLPADVAHDLRLYADATDCAPDEPVVDVSPRRVQMLVREVADRAADVTGEARFADVSSRDLREQFVLRHLQAGVDPRVVAAAAGFEGVAGLAPYLDEPSGVELAAALSGGDGHDDDELSARSRAAVDLLATLAGDLGAVTTTEELYARLCDRVVSVAGYESAWVARATDDGLERRAHAGFDGAVVDTLLADYADDLDAVLRSGTHRVLDLAGDDVAVCLPFGATEGADRVLGVGVAGPVADAETDALVALGGLAGRALDALRRRRRLVADVVTELRFTVRDSDAVVVDLSTGPADRVEVTGVVPGGPGLVLYAVVAGATPDAVSDSLADDERVERVRYVDDTVDGPVVELALSNSPASRLVEFDARVESYVAEDGVGSLVATVATDADVRAVVDGLTERYPDSGLGAKETVERTVDPGAGFSASLRDDLTERQAAVLRAAYHGGYFQWPRESTAEELADSLDVASPTLHNHLRVAQAKLLDAYFEG, encoded by the coding sequence ATGGGTCGACCGCTCACTGACGCGGGCTACGACCGCCTCCGACGGCACGCCGAGAGCCACCGCGAGGACCTCGTCTGCCGGCTCTGTGCCGAGGCCGGACTCCGTCCAGCGGAGGTGACGCAGGTGACGCCGGACTCGGTCGTCGCGGTCGACGACGCGTTCCTGCTCGACCTCCCGGACCGGACGGCGTTCCTGCCGGCCGACGTGGCGCACGACCTGCGGCTGTACGCCGACGCGACGGACTGCGCGCCCGACGAGCCCGTCGTCGACGTGTCGCCGCGCCGGGTACAGATGCTCGTCCGCGAGGTCGCCGACCGCGCCGCCGACGTGACCGGCGAGGCGCGCTTCGCCGACGTGTCGAGTCGGGACCTCCGTGAGCAGTTCGTCCTCCGGCACCTCCAGGCCGGCGTCGACCCACGGGTGGTCGCCGCCGCGGCCGGGTTCGAGGGCGTGGCCGGGCTCGCACCGTACCTCGACGAGCCCTCGGGCGTGGAGCTCGCGGCCGCGCTCTCCGGGGGCGACGGCCACGACGACGACGAGCTGTCGGCCCGGTCGCGCGCCGCCGTCGACCTCCTCGCGACGCTCGCAGGCGATCTCGGAGCCGTGACGACGACGGAGGAGCTGTACGCCCGGCTCTGCGACCGGGTCGTGAGCGTCGCGGGCTACGAGTCGGCCTGGGTCGCGCGGGCGACCGACGACGGGCTGGAACGGCGGGCACACGCGGGCTTCGACGGGGCCGTCGTCGACACCCTCCTCGCGGACTACGCGGACGACCTCGACGCGGTCCTGCGCTCCGGCACACACCGCGTCCTCGACCTCGCTGGCGACGACGTTGCGGTCTGCCTGCCCTTCGGCGCGACGGAGGGCGCGGACCGCGTGCTCGGCGTGGGCGTCGCGGGTCCGGTCGCCGACGCCGAGACGGACGCACTCGTCGCGCTCGGCGGGCTGGCCGGCCGGGCGCTCGACGCGCTCCGCCGCCGTCGCCGGCTCGTCGCCGACGTGGTGACGGAACTCCGGTTCACCGTCCGCGACAGCGATGCCGTCGTCGTCGACCTCTCGACCGGCCCGGCCGACCGCGTCGAGGTGACCGGCGTCGTCCCCGGCGGCCCCGGACTGGTGCTGTACGCCGTCGTCGCGGGGGCGACGCCGGACGCCGTCTCCGACTCCCTCGCCGACGACGAGCGCGTCGAACGGGTGCGCTACGTCGACGACACCGTCGACGGCCCCGTCGTCGAGCTCGCGCTGTCGAACTCGCCGGCGTCGAGACTCGTCGAGTTCGACGCCCGCGTCGAGTCCTACGTCGCCGAGGACGGCGTCGGGTCGCTCGTCGCCACGGTCGCGACCGACGCCGACGTGCGCGCGGTGGTCGACGGGCTGACCGAGCGGTACCCGGATTCGGGCCTCGGCGCGAAGGAGACCGTCGAACGCACGGTCGACCCCGGCGCGGGCTTCTCGGCGTCGCTGCGGGACGACCTCACCGAACGGCAGGCCGCGGTCCTCCGGGCGGCGTACCACGGTGGCTACTTCCAGTGGCCCCGCGAGTCGACCGCCGAGGAGCTCGCTGACTCGCTGGACGTGGCCTCGCCGACGCTGCACAACCACCTGCGGGTGGCCCAGGCGAAGCTGCTCGACGCGTACTTCGAGGGCTGA